Within the Mus caroli chromosome 10, CAROLI_EIJ_v1.1, whole genome shotgun sequence genome, the region ATCGAAGTGCCATTTTTCCATAAATCCACAGAGGCCTGACCATAGAATTGAGATTGTAGAACCACTCTCTTCAGCTTTGTCCCCTTCAGGTACCTTCCATACCTCGCATGTGCAACAGAGGACGCCTTCCTTTGATGCTCCCAACTCTCTGAGCCGTCTTGTGAATGGGGCACCTCCTTCAGAGGACTCGGTCCACCCTCATCAGGAAAGTGGATTGGTGGAAGCCGACTTTTCAAGTCTAGCAAGTCAAGAGACTTTTGATCCCAAGAAAGGAAGTTTGACCCTGTTACTCAGTGACTTTTATTATGGACAGTATAAAGGAGATGGGAAGCCAGAGCAGAAGACTCACACAACCTTTAAATGCCCCAGCTGCTTGAAAGCtctaaaaaatgttaaattcatGAACCACACCAAGCATCATTTGGAGCTCGAGAGGCAGGGGAGTGAGGACGCCTGGGAGAGCCACACCACCTGTCTGCGCTGCCACCGGCAGTTCGATTCCCNGTTCCAGCTGGAGTGCCACATCGACCGAGTGCACACGTCGCCGGACCCTTCCGTGGTCTGCAAAATCTGTGAACTCTCCTTTGAGACCGACCAAGTCCTTTTACAGCACATGAAGGACAATCACAAGCCTGGGGAGATGCCCTACGTGTGCCAGGTCTGTAAGTACAGGTCGTCAGGCTTCGCTGACGTGGAGGCACACTTTACAAAGTGCCATGTAAACACTAAGAACCTGCTCTGTCCATTTTGTCTTAAGATCTCCAGAACTGGGCTGCTGTACATGTGCCATTACAGAGGCCACTGGGAAAAGAGCGGCCACCAGTACTCCCAGTGCTGGCTACAGTTTTTAACCTTCAAGGAGAAAATGGAGCACAAGACCCAGTGCCACCAAATGTTTAAGAAGCCTAAGCAGCTGGAAGGGCTGCCTCCCGAGACGAAGGTCGTGATCCAGGTGTCCGTGCAGCCTGTGGAGTCAGAATCTGTGAAGGTAGCATCAATCACTGTGAGCACAACTGACTGGGAGCCTTCTAACCCCCGACCTCAAGGCAGACTTTCACAAAAGCCCCATTAATTCTAACCTCAGTCAGAATGAGAGAAGAGAGTACAAGTCTGTAGTATATCGTTTAATCGCTGGTACCCAAATTTTGTGATAATGCAgggttttgtctgtttattttttgagggTTTCTTTTGTTCTCATTTAGTGCTGGCGCTGGATCGGAGGCTTCACAAATAATAAGCAAGTGCTCagccctcccctttcccctcccctgctaAGGCATTTTCTGAATGAACTGTGAGTGCCATTTGAAATCCATCTGGTTTTCATATTAAGTGTTTGGCTTGACAGGAGGAAGGTGTCTGTGTCCCTGTGAATGGAAAACAAGTTAAACCTATTTATTAGTATTTCATCTAAACCCTAAAGTTTGAGAGTTCTTTAAAGGTTTGAAGTTTGGTGGGCTCGCAAGGCCCCACCTCTCCCTGAAGATCTACAGGCAGTTAATACTTgctaagggagggagagagacattgTTTtcgtttcttttttgagagacaTCTTCTTAAGTGGTATAGCATGGGTAAGTGGGCAAGCACACGTCCTTTTCAGTCTTGAAGCCAAAGAAGGAATCCTGCCTGAATGTCTTTACCTAAAAGAGTATCCAAGGAGGCCAAGCCATTCCTGTAAAACGCCCATGTCTGTGAAAGACCCCTGCAAACATTAAAAGCACAGCTGTGTATTCTCAGCGCCACttgaagcagcagcaacagtagtTAGAAAACTGGGATGGAGCCCATGACCATGGACTTTGTTTCGCTTGATGCTTAGGGTAGCCAGAGTTACCCACCCTGTCGCGTTTTGGCTATGTTTGAAGAACTGGTTATATCCTCATGGACCACATCAGTAAAGCAAGTTGTCCTTTCCTGAGGAAAGAAGCCCCGGCATTTGTGGTTTGAAGTATATTGAACTTGAGTTATAACTGAAAAGGTTTGGGAAAATGGCATCTGTCCAGTTTATGACTTGGGCTGACCTTAGTTCTACTCTCAAGCTGTAATAGGAACTTGCCCAATAATACTGGACATAGCGTGGAAACCAGAGCAGGGTGGCTAGAATTTAAACCCTCTCTgtggtcttttgtttttcagtccACGTGTGTGGTTGAGTGTGTGAAGCTTGCAATTTGGTGCCCTGGTGCTTTTCCCCCACTtggtgctagggattaaacccGAGCgagggctctgccactgagccagaTCCCTAGTCACACGTTGTGTCTTGTCTCCTATTTAAGTGGTTCTACTGTCTGTATAAGCTCCCTTTGTTGGGTGTGTAATTTCTGAGTTGATCACACTAATACTGCTTGGGTCTTACTTGAAGCACTTTTGTGTGCAAGATATGTCCTAAATGAAGACTTGCCTTCTCCTGCCTATCATACTACTTAGCTGGTCACCAGCCTCTGGAGGAACAACTTCTCTGAGGATTGGTCTTCAACAGCTTCAGGAGCGCTAGCTCTTTCTGTACATCTCCTTGAGCCTGGCCCCTGCCACCAGTTGTCCTCCAGCCCAGGTGACCAGCTGCCACTGCCCATTCTTCCAGGCGTCTGGGTGTGTGCTGGTTAGAGACACCGGTCCTGTTCCTTTCTTTAAAGGTAtcttgctgggtgtggtagcacacactggTAATAAGagctcttgggaggctggggcaggaagatctagagttcaaagtcagcctgggctcttCAGTGAGTTCCAAATTACACAGGAAACAAAAGAGGCAGTGTGGGTAAGTTCCTTAGATAGATGTCCCtgttccattttttccttcctcagtttACTGAAATTTCCCTAGATTCCATGAAAAAATGGGAAGAGGTTATCCCCAGGCCTTGGCCTCTCAAGactgagggagggacagaggtTGTGAGTATCTTTTGTTTGCTCCGTGCTTGACCATTGATTGACTGTGATCTGCCTTTTTACTATTTTGATGGGtcttttaagtgattttttttttttttggccacatCATACTTTTTACCCTGTACTGTTCCTTTAGGTGTGGAAAGCATATTTGTCCCACTTGTTCTGGTGGAAAATCCCGTTTATGAAATAAGTCTGCAGACTCATATAAACATTACTGTCTATGGTAAACTTAAGAACTGTCTTAGACCTGTGTCCAGTGTCTCCAGCCCTTCCTGTGGCAGTAGNTTTCTGTGTCACTAAAGCATGCTCCTGAGGAGGACAgactgttgtttgttgtttgttgttggctAAGGGAGGCCCCAgggctctggctcctgcctaCCGCTTCTGTCCCCTGCGCTGCCTGACCTGACCTGACTCCCCTGCTGCTGCACTgttttgacacccccccccccaccgacCTTGCCATTCCTCAGTAAATTCCCACTTCCCCCTGGTGCAGAGGCTGCCTGGGCTGCCGTCACAGCGCTTTCTCTAAGCCTGCATGGCTGCTACCTCACTCGTGGTTATGAAGCTTACTAAGATTTTTAGAGTGACTAGAAATGTCCCCTGCTTCTGAAGCCCTGTTTACTCCTTCTCTTGGAAGGCGACTTACCTCTCCCCGACTTACCCCGCCTCTGCAGTCTAGCTACATTTCCTAGTCACAGACCTTGAGGAAGAAATCGTTAACAAGAGCTTTGGCTCTGTCTTAGANGTGAGCTAGCTTAAGTGCATTTTNGTGCCTCTTAACACAAAGACGTAGAGCGAGCTGAGTCTCTGGAAGCTTTCTGTTTTATACCNACAGCTCTATCTATTTTGAAAGCAGTGTCACTTTGTTCTGTTTACACGTGTATTAAATATTTGTCAAGATTACTATTTTGTTACTCTGTGAAGTTGGCTGCTTGATTTACCAAATGAAAGTTATTTTGATGTTGCCAAAGTTATTTATAAGAACTAGCAATTAGAGGAATAAAAAAGCATTTTGTGGaaaccttttctgtcttctttttttttttactctgcaCTGTGTATGTTaggttaatttttgttttgtgtcttctgcagttgaatttatttttactggTTATAACTTCTAGTGATATGTTCAATAAAGCTAATTAgacttctttgatttcatttttaaatcttattttttattatttttgtgtgggtGTATCTGTGCCACCACACATGTATAAAGGTCAGACACattttggggttgggggttggttCTCTTACTCTGGGATCCAAAAGACCGAACTCTGGCTGgtaactgccccccccccttttttaaaactttctattgATTGTTAATTTCACACTGTATGAACTCCGTTCCTACTCATCTCCCACCCTCCATTCCATATCTATCCTCTAACCTCTCCcgcccaaagaaacaaaaaagcaagcaaacaaactctAAGAAGCAAACCATCCCACCAtagaagctgtggtgtgtcaccgTATATTATAtacccttttttgttttgttttttcaagacagggtttctctgtatagccctggctatcctggaactcacttttatagacctggctggccttgaactcagaaatccgcctgcctctgcctcccaagtgctgggattaaaggtgtgtgccaccaccgcccagtttaTATACCCTTTTGACCAAACAGCTTTACTTGGCAACATTGCAATGAGCCCTTAGTCTGGTTTGAGGCCCCTGGCttctacaccatcaatactggatcctcaatTGCACGCcatgttgttgctctgtgtcatgaaGATCCCGCAGCTTCATGCGCTCCAGCAGTaagtgtagcctccctcagccttgaagcaggctgattcagactttgccaCCACTGAATATGAGATTATCTGGGGTGTATGTAGCCTTTGGACTTAGATGGCTCTATTATGTCAACTACTGCTGCTCTTCTcagagactctgctacctgctaagagacccttgagacattccagAGACACAACCTATCTGGCACATcgtcacctacaggctggctccaggcaccaagaatggattggggGGCAgaggatgggcctcccccctttataagcacagacttagtaaactttgggggccttgaacagaaacatgtcttggcctccattatttctgtCCTCATTCTCTCCCATACAGttctggcctcccactcaggaacccagttggTGTGGCCGCAGGTGGCTACAGGTGGTTACAAGTAAGTACATTGttagggtagatgttggggtgggccaactcaaagcctttAATCTGGGCCTGGTGGTAGCTGAGTTGTTCAGCTCACCAACTCTCCTGTGCTTGTGCTGCCATGGCCAGCTCTGCTTTGCTTAGGTGAGGGACATAACCAGCTGACCTGCTGGTGGTAGCTGGCAAGAATCAGGACCGCTGGCTGGCTTGTCCCGCGCTGTTTCCTCTCCAGCAAGAATGCGCATGGAACAccaggattcttctgcagcaaatcTTTATTGATGAGGTAGACAAAGAGCCTCAGAAaggcactgcttatatacaccctattgtggcgtgtccacacctgaCTGGTCTCTTACCCACGATCTCATAGACACGCCCTGGGGTGGGCTATGACTTGGCGCGCATTACTCCTAGCGCATGTGCACCATAACTTGTTCTTTGTTTAAGTGGCATAAGGCACTGTGAAAGCCGGCGCCATCTTGTGACGGCAAATGTTATtgcggctctccacatctccccctttatgttttattaaaacaaggCTGGTCTAGGCATCTGCAgttatgtccatctgctgtggctcctgttttaggtcgttcctctaatgtcacagccttacccgttatagggtaaccctatcaccaccgggccccatgtcttaggttggtctgtgcacg harbors:
- the LOC110303188 gene encoding zinc finger protein 280B-like: MEQPFMLDDEDEQDPEPQPRSGEPIQVLDEDADEDAELIFVGVENVKEDAELIFVGVTSTSQPANSNILNRVTPGSRLKRKHDRLRATTTQRLQPSRPAVPTSEAVVVLPASPAESRSTDSPIVIEPLSESDYRSSSPQVVPSSSSKCCSPLVTLSSSESSPVKAALSGGDLNENLYVSKCHFSINPQRPDHRIEIVEPLSSALSPSGTFHTSHVQQRTPSFDAPNSLSRLVNGAPPSEDSVHPHQESGLVEADFSSLASQETFDPKKGSLTLLLSDFYYGQYKGDGKPEQKTHTTFKCPSCLKALKNVKFMNHTKHHLELERQGSEDAWESHTTCLRCHRQFDSXFQLECHIDRVHTSPDPSVVCKICELSFETDQVLLQHMKDNHKPGEMPYVCQVCKYRSSGFADVEAHFTKCHVNTKNLLCPFCLKISRTGLLYMCHYRGHWEKSGHQYSQCWLQFLTFKEKMEHKTQCHQMFKKPKQLEGLPPETKVVIQVSVQPVESESVKVASITVSTTDWEPSNPRPQGRLSQKPH